One stretch of Streptomyces sp. NBC_00443 DNA includes these proteins:
- a CDS encoding M14 family zinc carboxypeptidase — protein sequence MSLLPELRYPTLTELVLSARALAAHRPGLCTLRQVGSSRAGRPLHLLSIGHARPAVLVVAGAHSNEPTGGPTLLAVAERVLLERELRSDISWHFLLCADPDGASLHVTPAPRSLLDYHRGFFRPAASEQPEWAPATLPADRLPPETRALTRVIDELRPYLQVTLHGTDLGGSWVQLTKDVPGLAEPFAKSAAQLHIPVETGASDAAGWPASGPGVHVMPAPGAGAAYPSMPDDARSSTWYHVHRYGGLTAVVEVPMWASDLVDDPAPHPDPAGAMRRLAARLLRDALEVERVLAEALPRLDGVDGPLLRASKWALELVPGLAADWMRTPPADNTMAYVGSVDAFGRRLPLRAAAMLLRVLRETDDRGAQRLEHLVATWSDAFAERFRARWVPLEHQVEHQSRTVVAAALHARDRPS from the coding sequence GTGAGTCTCCTGCCGGAGCTGCGCTACCCCACGCTGACCGAGCTGGTCCTGTCCGCCCGCGCACTGGCCGCTCACCGACCGGGCCTGTGCACCCTGAGACAGGTGGGGTCCTCCCGCGCGGGCAGACCCCTCCACCTGCTGTCCATCGGTCACGCCCGGCCCGCCGTCCTGGTGGTCGCAGGAGCGCACTCCAACGAACCGACCGGCGGGCCCACGCTCCTCGCGGTCGCCGAACGCGTCCTGCTCGAGCGGGAGTTGCGGAGCGACATCTCCTGGCACTTCCTGCTGTGCGCGGATCCCGACGGGGCCAGCCTGCACGTCACCCCGGCACCCCGCAGTCTGCTCGACTACCACCGCGGCTTCTTCCGGCCGGCGGCCTCGGAACAGCCGGAGTGGGCACCGGCCACGCTGCCTGCCGACCGGCTGCCGCCCGAGACACGCGCGTTGACCCGGGTCATCGACGAACTGCGGCCCTACCTTCAGGTGACCCTGCACGGCACCGATCTGGGCGGCAGCTGGGTGCAGTTGACGAAGGACGTACCCGGTCTCGCCGAGCCGTTCGCGAAGTCCGCGGCCCAGTTGCACATCCCGGTGGAGACGGGTGCCTCGGACGCGGCGGGCTGGCCCGCGTCCGGACCCGGGGTGCATGTGATGCCGGCGCCGGGCGCGGGCGCGGCCTATCCGAGCATGCCGGACGACGCGCGCAGCAGCACCTGGTACCACGTGCACCGCTACGGCGGCCTGACGGCGGTCGTCGAGGTGCCGATGTGGGCGAGCGACCTGGTGGACGACCCGGCGCCGCATCCGGACCCGGCCGGGGCGATGCGGCGGCTGGCGGCACGGCTGCTGCGGGACGCGCTGGAGGTGGAGCGGGTGCTCGCCGAGGCCCTCCCCCGCCTGGACGGCGTCGACGGGCCCCTGCTGCGGGCCTCGAAGTGGGCGCTGGAGCTGGTGCCGGGGCTGGCCGCCGACTGGATGCGCACGCCGCCCGCCGACAACACCATGGCGTACGTCGGCAGCGTGGACGCCTTCGGTCGCCGGCTGCCCCTGCGGGCGGCGGCCATGCTGCTGCGCGTCCTCAGGGAGACCGACGACCGCGGGGCACAGCGCCTCGAACACCTGGTGGCGACCTGGAGCGACGCCTTCGCCGAGCGCTTCCGCGCCCGCTGGGTGCCCCTGGAGCACCAGGTCGAGCACCAGTCCCGCACGGTCGTCGCGGCGGCGCTGCACGCGCGCGACCGGCCGTCATGA